From the genome of Trichosurus vulpecula isolate mTriVul1 chromosome 6, mTriVul1.pri, whole genome shotgun sequence:
cattttaaaataatcagactatttttaaaaagctgagaaATCTTCCATGTAAAATTACCAGAGTTCATTTCCCTATTAGCAGAGGTACCTTCACCTTCTTCCAGAGGGGGCATCTCTGGGGAAACTGTTCCctttttccttcacttctttattttcttgccaaagaGAATAATATTGGGGCCATAGAGAACAGAACAAAGATAGCTAATGGGGAAATGAAACCCCAAATATGTAGCACAGAAGGGAGCATGCCATTTGGCTTAGACAGACTACATGCcaggaaaataaaagaactgGCAGAAAGGACTGCTGAGATGCCATCAGAGATCTTTGGAAGACTGTAGTGAAAgggaaagggcagctagatgactcagtggatagagcaccatgccttgagtcaggaaaactcatcttgctgagttcaaatccagcctcagatatgaGCTgagtgacactgagcaagtcacttaacaccgtttgcctcagtttcctcatctgtaaaatgagctggagatggggaatggcaaaccactccaatacttttgccaagagaaccccaaatggggtcgaacagttggacatgactgaaaaatgactttacaacaagaagaggggaaaggtgaTGCAGCATGAAAATGACATGTTCAggtttagaaaaaaaaggaaatgaagaggtgCTATCTGTAGCCCAGTGAATCTGACttcctgaaaaaattctagaacataacACTAGAGGCATGATAATGAGAGTGCTCCATGGAAGACAGATTATGTCAAACCAGTCTCAttcccttttttgacagggttactaagCTGGTAGACCAGGGTAATGATAGAGaaataatttacctagatttttgctaagcatttgacaaaatctctcatcTTATTCTTGCAGAAAAGATGGGGAGAATGTGGGCCAAATTAGGTGGAGCTGGAGTTGGTTGAATGGGTGGACCCCAGAAGTAGTTTATTACCGATTGGTTTGATGCCATCTTGGAGCCAAGTCTTGACTGGAGTGtcacttaatatttttatcaatgatttagatAAAGGTATAAATATAGTATGCTTACCAAATCTGCAAATGACAACAATCTAGGATTGATAGCTAACATGTTGGATGAATGAGTCAGAATCCAAAACtgacaggctagaacactgggctgaatcGATCTAATGAGATGAGatttaaaatggataaatataaagtctcgTTGTTAGGTTCAGAAGTCAGTTTTATAAAGATAAGGTCAGTGGCATGGCTCAAAGAAATTCATCTGACAAATATTTGTGGGTTTTGGTGGACTGCACTTCAGTATGAGTCCACAGGGTGGTTTGATGGCCAAAAAATTAATACTATCCGAGGCTATGTTAAGAGAGGCGTAGCTTCTAGGACTAAGTTCATGATAATCCTGTGGTTCTCTGCCCTCATCTGGTTTTGTAccttacattttaggaaggacagtgaTAAGCTGGAAAGTGACCAGAAGGTACTtggatggtgaaggaccttgattGAGATAATGCCATATGAGGAGCAGTAGAGgtgtttagcttgaagaagacACAGGGAAGACAGATGCCTTAAAGAATCTGAAGGGTTGTTACTTGGAACaaagattagacttattctgatTAGACCCTGGGAGCAGATTTGGGAGCAATGAATGGAGAAACAGAGATGACTgtttagacttgatgtcaggaaaaacttctaaacaattagagctctctccaaaaaagtggaattggctgcTTCAGAAGGTAGCATGTTGTTCCTCACTAGAGacattcaagcaaaggctgaatgactgcttgtcagggatgttgtagatAGAATTCTTCCTTAGCTATAGGACAGACTAGGATGGACTCTAAGAGTCTGGGAGCCTTTGCTCAGTGAGGCCACACTTAGAAAAAGGTTCCTTCTACATTTAACCTATCATcactacaaatgaaaccaatcTATCCTTCAAAGGAAACTGCCAGTCTTCTCACTATACCAAAACTCACATAACTGGGCAACTCGGGGCTTATCGCTTAATGAATGGCTGTCTGCCAACTTCTGCCTACCTAAAGGAGAGCCACTTGTGGCTACTGCTTCTGGACAGAAGGAATGGGCTATAATCCTAGGCTGGCTTCCTGTCCTCTGCAGAGGCAGGCAAATTGGGAATTATTAATAGATGATTACTGAATGCACTGACTATTCTgagaagctggaaaaggaagagtGTAGCTATGACACCTTCTGTCCTCCTCACATCTATCTCTGCATTGCCCTGCACGTCAACAAAAATATGGCTTGGAGGAAGGTGATATGGACCAGCCTCTCAGAAGAGGAGATGATGGGCAGCTAGCTACACAGGTCACTGGGCCAAAGGTGAAGGATGAGGCTCAATCAAGCAGATTGGCTTCTGGACTTAGACAACACTGCCAAGCCTTGATTCATTCAAAACCCTGAAGGATCCGTTTCCTTAATGTGcccacctcctctgcctcctccaatCTGTTTCCTAGCACTGCCTCTTTGGAATACAGGTGTGTTTCCTCTGGCTCTCTGCTGCTATCCAAGGGGAACACCGTGTTCTCTGCTATTATGGCAGGATCCTCTTCTTCATGCTGACAGCAAGTGCACTCCAATTTCTGGTTTGGAGGCAGGACTCTGTCCTGGTCACTAAAACTGCCAGTCTTGTCTTTCTGGGCTTGGCAGTCCTGGCTGACCTCAGCCGGGTCAACGGGGAGAGCCTCACAGCACAAAtgatcctcctcttcctccagccCCCCCATTCTTTCTGCTATCTCTTCAGCAGAGGCTTGGCTCAAGTCCGGGTAATCCACTAGGATTGTATCTGGCCTTCGCTTGACGCAGTCCGAAAGGTCATAAACTGGATATGTCTCTTCTGGGTAGCCTgcacagaaaaacagagaaaaagtctTGAAATAccctttcaaagaaataaaacacagggttaaaaaaagattcagagaAGGCAGCCATCCTGAAAAATCCTTTCGAGAAGCTTACAGATGATCCTAATGGTTTTGAAGTTTCACTTGGGCAAATGCTCAGCAATTTGGTTGACTGTCCAAATGCTCTCAGAAACACAAACCAATTCAGATAAAAATACCTTCCTGAGCATGGAGAACTAGAAAATGGGTTTATAAATGACTCTGCACTCAGGAAAATATGCTTTGGCATTTCTATTTCAATGCCTCCCCACCCCTCgcttccccaacacacacacacacacacacacacacacacacacacacacacacacagagagttcTTTCTTTTGCAGGACCAAAGAGGAAGATTAAACAAATTTCTTAAACCTTTCACTTGAAGAATTACACCAAACGCCAGCTGAAGAAGGCACAGCTAATGTTTACAGTTTATATTTGGAACCATTTTAAGAGCTTCCTGCTGGGAGAAAAAGACAACATTTTGTGAATCCTACTTAGCAACACCACTGAAAGAGTTGGTGAGCGTCAGGTATAGAGCAAGATGTGCTTGAGATCCTGGATGACAAGCCTTGTGCTTTCCAAAGACAGAATTCCCATTGTCAATTTCTTTGCCTTCacaaaatagaacaaaagaaCAGAACGGACCTGGTAAATAAAATAAGGAATGCAGGAGGTGTGGtgctgaatcccagctctgataatgagaaaaaacaaaaatgttgcCAAATTAAGGAAAGTAATGAAATAAATCTATGTCAGCCAAGCCCCAGCCTGAGAGGCAGATGGGCCGGGCTACAGCTTGTGTGCCAGGGCTGGCAGTGGGCCTCATGCTTGCTGCACAATGTGAAAAGCTGGAGAATTCAAAATCCATTTGCACATTATTATAATTGGTAAACTCAACcttaatgtaaaacattttcagcCTGCACGTCCTGAATAGGAGGCCTCTTTCTGGATTCTGCTCAGGGCCTAGAGAGGCTTTTTCTTTGCTGACAGGTAACAGAGAATTAGGAGGAAGCTGTTTACCTTCCCAGTCCTCCATGTAAGGGGCTTCCTCAGCTTCTTTCTCAGGAGAGGGGCTGTCGAGAAGTTTTCCCTCCTTCATGACCCTGGTGATTTCTCGGAGTTGCTGCAATAACCGTTTTTCCTGGTCCGAAGTCACATTCTGTGCCCTGCTCGGAGGGGTCAGACACAACTCAGTTATCTGCTAAACGAGCAATGATTCTCCCACAGCCCATTACAGTGACCTGTCCCTGTCTTAGAACAAGGGAGCTCAAAGATTGAAGGGGATTTGGTTACTGGCCATAATAATCACCTCCATTAGCAAAAGATGTCTTTCTCTCCACAAAAGAACTGAAAAGGGTTATTCCTACACGAGTTCCCGGATCCTAAGGTAAAAGCAACCTAACAAATCCCCAAGATGCTAATTCTGGCCTGTTCTAGAAGCACCCACAGGGCTGAACCAGCCCTGGCTGACTTTCTCTTTCCTGCTGGGGGCAAAGTGATGCCATGGGTAACTGGTCCCTTTTTAAAGTCTGGGCAAGGCTGCTTTAGGGCCAGCCTCTTCAAATATCAGGTGTCCTGCCAATgaatagtttatttaaaaaaggaTTTAAGCTACTGAGGAGTCAGTCTTCCATCCTAGGGCATCCCAAGCCAAGGAACATTTACAGATTTAAAAAGTGTTGCTTTCTGGTATGGCCACGGGAGGgagacctttcattttataatcaTCTCCCAGATCCAGGCTGGCACATGCTATTAttcatagttggaagggacctttgcgATGATCAAATACAGCTCCTCTCATTTTTGTTCTCAATGCCCACAGTGGGGAGGTGTCTTCCCGAAGGTTGCTTGTGTAATGAGCCACGATTCAGGCCTGGAATCCTGACTCAATGTCCTGCACTCTTCCTATGACATACAGGTCATGGTCTCTCTCTGCCATGGTCAGACAAATAGCCGTTTAGACCTCACCTGCTCAGCATAGCCCGCAAGAATGGAAACGACATCAAGCCTCTGACATTGGCAGTATCTTTTACGATAAGGAAATAAAAGGAGGCAACAGAGTGTAGTGGGAAGTCCAGTGGAACTGCGGTGGGGCAGGGCagaaggtctgaattcaaatcttgcttctatcACTTAGTAGTTGTatcaggtggttcagtggatagatcacggcttggagtcaggaagatctgaattcaaatctgacctcagacacttactagctgtgtaactttgggcaagtcagttgactactgtttggctcagttcctcatctgtaaaatgggaatacagtggagaaggaaatggcaaaaccattccagtatttttgccaagatgTCCATTGAGGCCATgtggacactactgaacaaccaCAGTCGTTAAACCTTAAACCAGGAACAGCCTCGTAAAAGTTAACAGGAACAAAAGGATTAGGCCTTTGTTCTAGCTTCTGATACTTCTGAAATATTCTTGAGAGAGCTTAATTTGCCTTGCCTGAGGATGAAACAGGAGTGCCTTGGAATAGGCCTTTAAAAGAGGcaggtagggaaggagagaaaatgagagctGAGGGGGGCGGGGTGCCATTCAGAGAAGGGGCATCTGAAAAGCTTCTCCCTAAGGAAGCATGTGGTAACAAGGGAAGAGGGAACACAGAACCTGGGGGAATTCCTGGGCCAAGctacaaataaaatgaagaggttgaattagctcctaaggttccttccaggatCATGTGATTGTTTTTCCTCTTGACATCTCCAAGTtggcaaaaccaaaaaatatatgtatgtatgtgtgtatatgtacacacactctgtgtgtgtgtgtgtgtgtgtgtgtgtgtgtgtgtgtggagagagagagagagtgtcatCTTTCCATAAACAATTTCCACATCACCAGACAGAAATAAGTAACACCACCTGCAATGCCCATTTCTACAACATGTCACAGTGTCCTTGCCTCCCAACAGCCCTATGAGATACGGTAATACAAATCTTATCATCATTGCTGCGGAGGAAACTAAAGTCTCAAAGAAGgtaagtgatatgcccaaggtcacacagctatgaaatgGTAAAGCCAGCCTCAAAccaaggtctcctgattccaaatttcgGGCTCTCAGGAACAAGCCCTGCTGAATCACTTCAGAGACCATTTCATTTATGCTGTGAATAATCCAGAGAATTCATAAAACGGCCCTACCCTGGGAAAAAAGCTCCCTTGGtcttttaaatccaattcaatatatatttattaagtatctactatgtgcaaggcactgtagtAGGTGGAGAAGCCTTGTACCGGCTTTAATACCTAGTTCAGATCAAGTCCTATGCCACAACAGATGCCAGCTTCCCTAAAGTGCCTCACAAATCAAAAACAGGGAAGAGTGTGGTGCATTTCTGCAGctttgtcagtttctt
Proteins encoded in this window:
- the RIC3 gene encoding protein RIC-3 isoform X1 — encoded protein: MAFSAFQKVAMVSGLVLCVSLLLPKAFLSRGRRPEPPPAPSGKMGRFPPMMHHQMPSDGPAAGTHFPRSHLTETIAKTKGSGGSMGGGGGRGLMGQIIPIYGFGILLYILYILFKLSSKGKTTTEERKSATALHGNPNRKITNYELAQLQEKLRETEEAMEKLINRVGPNYERAQNVTSDQEKRLLQQLREITRVMKEGKLLDSPSPEKEAEEAPYMEDWEGYPEETYPVYDLSDCVKRRPDTILVDYPDLSQASAEEIAERMGGLEEEEDHLCCEALPVDPAEVSQDCQAQKDKTGSFSDQDRVLPPNQKLECTCCQHEEEDPAIIAENTVFPLDSSREPEETHLYSKEAVLGNRLEEAEEVGTLRKRILQGFE